The window CTGATCACCTGCCACCGTTTGGTTCACCAGAAAGTTCGACCCTTGCGATACGCCTAGCGCATCGTAGCGTTGGCCGTAAATGCCATAGGTCGTACCATTGTCTTGATTTTGGCTTTCCCAGGTGACGACGAAGCTACCATCACCCGCGACCGCTACAGTTGCGTTTTGTTGTGTATTGCTTGTCGTAGTGTTGACGAGCGTGTTGGATCCTTGTGCAACACCACTGGCGTTGTATCGCTGAAGATAGACGTTTGGCTCTGTCAAACTTTCGAACACGACAACGAAAGAACCGTCGGCCGCAAAGTCAGCCGATGTATTGGCTTGCCCGCCAGTGAGCGTACTAACCTGGGTTTCGGCGGTTAAGGCATTGCCATTGACATCAAACAACCGCATGTACGTTTCATAGGTCCCTGATCGCTCATCGTCCCACGTAACGAGAAAGTTGCCATTTTCAGCCATAGTGACAGTGCCCCAATCCTGGGCACTCGAGCTGGCAGAGTGAACGCGAAAGTCAGAGGTAAGTACTGTGCCGTCCGCATTGAACACCTTTGCGTAAACATCTGAGTTGCCACTCTGGTAATCATCCCAGACAACGACGTATCGCCCGGAATCATCCATGTCCACATTGCCGCTTAACGGCCTCGTTTCCTGATTCGCGGTCGTTGTTGCGTTGACCAGTGTCTCGCCTCCCGTTTCCGTTAAATCAAGCGAGTGGTGCCATGATGCTTGAGCGAGATAAGCAAAGGCGACGTCGGTATCGACATCGCCGACGGAGTATTCGAGGATCCAGTCACCACCGAGGTCTGCGTGACCGGTCGCATCGTCACTGGCCGCGACGTCGCAATTGCAAACCAACGCGAGCATCTCGATCAAGTCTTGACCTTCGGTCGTGCTTGCCAAATCGCAACCGTAGATCAACAGATCGGCCTGCGTGTCAAGCGAATGTCCCCACGACGCAATGTCGCCGGCAAACGACGGAGCGGAATCAATGCTCAATCGATCGTTGCCCAACTGAATTGCTTCACCGTCGCCGTGCGAAACCAAATGAATCGCATCGACACCTTGCAACATCGATAGCGCGCTGCTGATTTGATCGATACCGCTTTGGTCGCTCGCTAAGCGTACGACGACCCACTGTGTGTCTTCATTTTGATTGCGTAGGTTCTGGACGAGCGTATCGCTGTCTTGCACGCCTTCGTCAATGAAGATGACTTCGATCGGCCGCGCTGGATCCAACGTGATGGGACCGTCGGCCGGATCGTAGAACTCAGGATCGTCTTTCGGCCGACGCGCTTCACCATCGGGTGTGACGTCGGTGATATCAAAATCATTCAGCGCAGCGTCGATCGAGTCCAACTCGGCGTTGAGTGATTCGAGTAGCTCCGCATCAGGTGCGACGACATCAATTGCTTCCAAACCTTCACCCGAGAGAAGGACTCGATCTTCGAGTTGAAAGAAGTGAAAGTCGCGTTTGGACATCGCTGAATCTTCAGGATCGTTATTTTGCATGGTGAATTGCCTCATCGTCCTAAACGACACAAATTGACGTCCGCATGAGACGTACGGGTGTCCACGTAGGATCCGCTGACTTTGCGGGTTCGGCTGACTTGACGCGTTGTTCCGATTGATACCGGTCAAAACGTGTGTGAGGCTCAATTTGCTCACGGTCGTTGCAATCCTCGCGACCGTGTCATCCGAAGAGTTATGTACACGTAGTGGATCAACGCACAGGATCTCACGGTTCGTGATCACCCCAGCGGTTGAGAGGGCACGCTTGCCAACCTTCGGATGAAGGAGCGGGCGACAACCGATGGTGATTGTTTGCAGTAGCAAATCTGGTTTAGGTAGGAATGACGCCCACGTATCAGCATCACCGCAGCATTCGACGGAGCAGACCTCTGCAGGTCTCGACGTCGAAATGCGAAAATCGACGTTCGTCGGCGAAGGCATATCAGCCTTGGCGATGGTCGACGGTTGCTGCTTGGATGCTAGTAACCGGTGGTTTGATCTTGATGGGGATGCACTCACCAGTCCTCCGAGCGGAAGAAACGCCGGGAACGTCTTTTCAGCAGTTCCTCGAGAACGCCGCACGCAACATGGCGGACGCAAATCGTCGCGATTCGTTGCAGCCCGAAACGCCGCCAGCAACCCATTCGACGCCTGTTTCGTCGTCAAACAACGACTCTTTGGCGTTGCCGCCGGAGCCTCCCGAGGTCACCACCGCGGTCCAAACGGTCGCTCCGTGGTGGGAATCCATCGCTTTTTCGGGGCTGTTGCAGACGCCCGATCAAGTCTCTTTCGATTTGCCAACCGTCCTGACCGACACACTCGAGACCAGTCCTCGGATCTCGTCAGTTTCACGGCGGACTTTGATTGCGTACGAAAAGATTGTTCAGCAGAACGCCGTGTTTGATCCGACGCTGCTGCTGGAAGGTGGCTACGGTCGTGTCAATGATCCGGTTGGAAGCACGCTGACAACAGGTGGACCCGACCGATTGATCCAGAACTCGGTGATCGCCAGCGGCGGCTTCCGCAAGCTGACACGACGAGGTGCGGTTGTCGATCTGACACAAGAACTGGGAACGCTGGATAGCAACAGTCTGTTCTTTGAACCCAACCCGCAAGGCAACTCAAGGGTCAGCCTTAGCATCACACAACCGTTGTTGGCGACCAGCGGTGAAGTCTACAACACCCGACTCGTGACTCAGGCATCGATCGATAGTCGGATCGCCTGGCAGGAGATGCGTTCGGAGGTTGAGTCTCATCTTGTCGATACATTTCAAGCGTTTTGGCGTTTGTACGAACGACGTTGCCACCTGGTCCAGCAACGAAGCTTGATCGAACGAGGCGAACAGATCGCTCGCATCGTTGACGGACGCGCGGATTTGGATTCCGGACCACTTCAACGCATCAAAGTTCAACGTCGATTGGCAAACGATCGCGATCGCCAAATCGAAATCGAAGCGGAATTGCAACGACTTCAAGTGCGTCTGCGAACTTTGGTTGGAAGCCCGGAACTGACGGCGATGAATCAATCGGTCGAACTGATTCCGTTGGCCAATCCCGAGATCCCGAAGGAAGACATCGATCTGAAAGACGCGATCGTTCGCGGATTGGAATATCGGCCGGACATCCAAGCCGCAACGCAAGAATTGGCGTCCGCGGGATTGGGGATCAACGTGACGCGAAACGAATTGAAGCCGCAGTTGGATGCGGTTTTCGATGCGTATTTGTCTGGTCTTCGAGGAAACAATCGATTCTTCCAGGCTTTTGGTGACCAATTCACCGAAGGTCCCGGTTTGACGGCGACGTTGCAGTACAGCCTGCCATACGGTCGCCGCGCCGCACGCAGTCGCGTTCGCGAAGCAAGGTATCGATACCAACAACGCAGCGAAGAGTTGCGTCAAAGTTTGTTGGTCGCGCAACGCGAAATCGAGACCGCGTTGATTCAAGCGAATGCAAACTTTCGATTGCGTGAAAGCAAAGCGATCACTTTGCAGGCCGCAATTCGAGAAGAAGAAATCGCAATGCGGCGCTGGGAGTTGTTAGCAGGCGACGGCGGTCCGACGGCACTCGTGCTGGAAGACTTGCTGGAAACTCAGAAACGCCGTACCGAGAGCGAGCAGTTGTTCGTCACCGCACAGGTCTCGTCCATCATCTCTTTGATCGAGTTGCAAAAGGCGATGGGAACGTTGTTGATGACTGAAGGCGTTGAGCCATCGCGATGCGGCAACACAAGCCAAATTGACATCTTGAAAATGGAACCGGTTGAGATTGATCAATTGCACACTCCGACTCACGTCACCGAATGGAGCCCACAGGTGGTTGGCGAATCGTTGATTGGAGAGTTTGGACTAATTGAACTAGAGAATTCAGCGGTCGACGATGCAGCGTCCACTATGGAACGGATGGAATAAGAAAATGACAAAGCAAACTTCATGGACGGTTGTCGGTTTGAGCGTCTTCGTCGCGTTCCATCTAACCGCCGATCTCGCATCTGCGCAAGCCACAACGGGCACGCAGCGAGGCATCGCACTGTATGGCGATTCAGCTTACGAAGGATTTTCGCAAGCCATCGAAGACATTTATCTGAGCAGCGAAGATCTGGGGCGAATCATCGAACTCCCTGTGAAAGTCGGCCAACGGGTCAAAGCCAACGATGTCATCGCACGATTCGACGATGAAATTGAAAAAGCATCGATGGAGATCGCTCAGGCGCAAGCTTCCATGATGGGGGAAATCAATGCGGCTCAAGCGGCGCTGGATATGCAGACGATTCGGGTCGAACACCTTCGTCGATTATTGCGTGACGAGATGGCGGGTTCCGATGAGCTCCGTCGAGCCGAGATGGAATTGAAAATTGCCGCGGCTCGGTTGTTGACCGCTACCGAACAGCGAACGCTCCGATCGGCAGAAGCCAACCGACTCGAATTGCAATGGAAACGACGAACGATTCGTGCTCCGTTCGATGGAGTGGTTGCCGAAAAGAAGGCCGGGTTGGGAGCCACGATCACACCGTCATCCCCTGAAATTGTTCGTTTGGTGCGGACCGACACTCTTCACGGTGTTTTCAACGTGATGGCTGACCGTGCGTTGCAGATGAAGCCGGGCATGGAAACACAGGTCTATTTCCGGGCCGCTCGAAAGACTGTGGATGGAAAGATCGACACGATTGGCCCATCGATCAACAGCGAAAGTGGCACCATTGAGATTCGGGTTCGGATCGACAACCCAACAGGTGAGCTTCGGCCTGGTGACCGCTGCACCATGCGTGTTGTTGCACCGAATCTATCTGACGAAGGTCCCGAGTCGGTCTCCAAGCTGCGAAAGTCAGGAGTCAATCGATGGTAAGTGCTGCCGCATCGACCGATTTCGCGAACAAAGCCAAACCCGAACGCTCGGTTGCGCCGAACGCTACGAATGCGCCCGCGATGCAGTCCTCTGAGTTGTCGGATGTTTCGCGATCGAAACTGTTCCAATCGATGTGGCACACTTGGTTGACGGAGATGGCTTCCACAAAGGACCGTGTGTCCGCCGCGGAATTGCTGGTTCAGCGGTTGGGTGCCGTGTTGCCCGATCACACGATCCGCTTGGGTTGGGGCGCTCGGACGATGCATCGATTGCATGACGGACGCCTGGGATGGCTGGGAGCTGAAAACTCCATCCGTCAACGGTATGACGCACAGTGGTTGGCATCGACATCAGACGACAGCACACCTCCGACCGAAAGCATGTCGCGATGGGACAATGGAACTCTGGTGATCGATTTGGTACCGGATGTCGAGAATGCATCGCAATCGAGCGATTCGACGGAAGGCGGCTCGACAACGATTCCTCGTTGCCAGCTTTGGATACGGCCTCCAGGTGCGGATGACTTTGATGCGCGAACCTTTCAACGAATGCTGACTCCCGATGTGATGGGATTGTTTGCTGCGATCTTCTTGAGTCGACCAGCAAAAGATCATTGGGGACGTCTGGCGAACAAGCTGAGCAAGTGGTGGTCACGACGTGGGCTGATCGGAATCGCATTCTTAGTGACTTTGATTTTAACATGTATCCCGATGTCGTATCGAACGCATGCAATTGCGACCGTCGCCCCAATGAACGGACGGCTGATCGCATCGCCAATTGATGCAACGCTGCTGACGACGTTGGTTCGTCCGGGCGATCGCGTGACAGCCGGGCAAACACTGTTGCAGTTGGATGGACGCCCGTTGCGGATCGAATTGGAATCTCTGCTGGCGGAGATCGATGAGGCACAGAAAGACGAGGACATCGCACTGGCAAGTAATCAAATCGCTTCCGCGCAGCTGGCGGGGCTACGCCGGAAAACATTGCTTCGGAAAGCGGAGTTGTTGCAAGACAAATTGAGCAAACTTGATGTCGTGTCGCCGATTGATGGGATTATCATCCAGGGTGACCTGACTCGTTCGCTCGGGACTCCTTTGGAAATTGGCCAAACGTTGATGGAAGTCGCCCCCGAAGGAAACGTTGAGATTGAATTGGAACTGCCCGAGTCCGAAATCGGATTTGTGGAAATGAACGCTCCCGTTGAATTGTGGTTTCCCGCTTTGGATGGGGAAGCTTTCGAAAGCAGCGTGCAGTCGGTATGGCCGGCCGCGACGATTCGCGATGATTCCAACGTCTTCGTCGCCATCGCGGAACTGCCAAACGAAAACGCGGCTTTGCGAGTGGGGATGCGTGGCGAAGCGATCGTGATGGGACCGACGTACCCATGGATTTGGAAGTGGATTCGAACCCCCGTCAGACGAATGGGGTGGATGATCGGATGGTGAATCCAAACGAAGCTTCCACCAAACAACCGCAATTGGACGACAGCGTTCTAGCGGAACGGAAGGCCTTGACCGAACCGTCGCCCCAAGCCCCCAAAGTGCGGCTGGATCCGGAGCTGGAGTTCACCGTTTGCGAAGTGGCAGGTGTCACGGTCATTCGTGCTGCGCACGGTGGTACGGGTCAGCATTTCCAATTGGGAACGTCCGAGCACTACGTCGCAACACTGCTGGATGGCCATCGCTCAACCACCGAGATCGTCCAACAAGCCGAGCGGGATGGTTTGGACTGGTCGCCAGAAGACGTCGCTGACTTCATCGCGGTATTGGTGGCTCAGAAAATCGCGATCGCCGAAGGCACGCCGGCCGTGGCGCCGCAGCTGCCAGTCGAAGTCGCTACCAATCCCCCGACCGAGTCCGACGCCGATGCGGTGAATATTGATGAGGTGTCAGTTGAAGACTCAAATGAGGACGACGCTGTTGAGTCTGCGTCTGGGCCGACGGGGAAGGCCAGTCGGACCAGCATCTTCGCAGTTGCATCGCGGATGTTTTCCGTTTGCGTTGGTCCGTTCATCAAAGCATGTTCGTGGTTGATCAGTTTGCGGTTTCCGTTGATCAATGCAAACGGACCCGCGAACGCATTGCTTCCATTGGCGCGACCGCTTTTCACTGTGCACGGTGTGGTTGTTGCCGGAGCATTCATCGCGATCACGATGTCATTTGCTTTGTTTCAACGAAGCCAACTGACGGCGGAGCTAATGCGGATTTTTGATTCGCAGCTTTGGGTTGGAATGCTGGCCATCTGGGCGGTCATGAAGTTGATCCATGAAATGGGCCACGCCGTCGCGGCTCGTTGGCATGGGGTCCAGGTTGGCAAAGCCGGCGTGATGTTCTTTCTGATGGCACCCCTTGCCTACGTGGATGTGACCAATGCCTGGCGTCTGCCCAACCGCCAATCTCGCGCTTCGATCGCAATGGCGGGCGTTTACTGGGAACTGTTGATCGCATCGATTGCCTTTTGGATTTGGTGCTGGCACCCAACCGATTTCGCCGCGCATTTGGCTGCACAAATCTTCTTTATCGCCGGTCCTGCGACGTTGCTGGTCAACGCCAATCCTCTGTTGCGTTTGGATGGCTACTACGTGCTATCCGACTGGACGGACATTCCCAATTTGCGAGAACAAGGTCGCAAGCTGTTCGGGGGCTGGTTGCAGTTCAAACTATTCGCGATGCGAGGTCCCAGCTGCAAGTTGTCTGGTTGGCGGCGAGGATTTGCCTCCTGCCACGCCGCCGCTTCGGTCGTCTTTCAGGTTGTCTGGATGGGCGGATTGATTGTCGTTGTTTCGATGTGGGCGGGCCCGGTCGGATTGCTGATGGCGATGGCTGCGATCCTGTTGTGGGTGATGCTTCCGGCCGTGAAATTCGCGGGCAAAGTTTGGAACTACGAAGGCGAGGCGGAATCCTTTTCGAAATGGTCGCATCGCCGGCGTGCAATATGGACGTGCGTGACGTTCTGCTTTCTCGCCCAGTTCCTGGTGACATTGCCGTCACCACTCAGCCGCCCGGTGCCGGTGGTAGTGCGGTTTGCGGATGATCAAATTCTGCGATCGCCCATTGATGGTTTTGTCGATCAGATCGTCATGCAATCCGGTGATTCGGTCATGGCGGGACAAGTCATCCTGCAGTTGATCGATCACGAACTGGTCGCTGAACGCGATGCGACCCAGTTGGAACTGGACGCGGAAGAGATCAAATGGCAACGCCACGAAGGATTGGGCGAACTTGGATTGGCGGAAGCCGCAAAACAGAAGTCCGAAAGTTTGCGACGAAGCTTGGAAGAGTTGAACGCACAGGTGGATTCTCTGCGGGTGGTTGCGCAGCGCGACGGTGAAATCCTAACAACGGACTTGGATGCTCTTCGCGAATCTTACGTGCGTGCTGGGGAAGAGCTGGTCCACATCGGTGTTCGCCAGCGAATGGAATTGTTGGTTTCGGTTGGTGATTCCGACTTGGATGCATATCGTTCGGCGCTACAAAAGGACGAACCCATGCAAGTTCTTTTTCGCGGTGGAGA of the Rhodopirellula baltica SH 1 genome contains:
- a CDS encoding efflux RND transporter periplasmic adaptor subunit, producing the protein MVSAAASTDFANKAKPERSVAPNATNAPAMQSSELSDVSRSKLFQSMWHTWLTEMASTKDRVSAAELLVQRLGAVLPDHTIRLGWGARTMHRLHDGRLGWLGAENSIRQRYDAQWLASTSDDSTPPTESMSRWDNGTLVIDLVPDVENASQSSDSTEGGSTTIPRCQLWIRPPGADDFDARTFQRMLTPDVMGLFAAIFLSRPAKDHWGRLANKLSKWWSRRGLIGIAFLVTLILTCIPMSYRTHAIATVAPMNGRLIASPIDATLLTTLVRPGDRVTAGQTLLQLDGRPLRIELESLLAEIDEAQKDEDIALASNQIASAQLAGLRRKTLLRKAELLQDKLSKLDVVSPIDGIIIQGDLTRSLGTPLEIGQTLMEVAPEGNVEIELELPESEIGFVEMNAPVELWFPALDGEAFESSVQSVWPAATIRDDSNVFVAIAELPNENAALRVGMRGEAIVMGPTYPWIWKWIRTPVRRMGWMIGW
- a CDS encoding TolC family protein — protein: MLVTGGLILMGMHSPVLRAEETPGTSFQQFLENAARNMADANRRDSLQPETPPATHSTPVSSSNNDSLALPPEPPEVTTAVQTVAPWWESIAFSGLLQTPDQVSFDLPTVLTDTLETSPRISSVSRRTLIAYEKIVQQNAVFDPTLLLEGGYGRVNDPVGSTLTTGGPDRLIQNSVIASGGFRKLTRRGAVVDLTQELGTLDSNSLFFEPNPQGNSRVSLSITQPLLATSGEVYNTRLVTQASIDSRIAWQEMRSEVESHLVDTFQAFWRLYERRCHLVQQRSLIERGEQIARIVDGRADLDSGPLQRIKVQRRLANDRDRQIEIEAELQRLQVRLRTLVGSPELTAMNQSVELIPLANPEIPKEDIDLKDAIVRGLEYRPDIQAATQELASAGLGINVTRNELKPQLDAVFDAYLSGLRGNNRFFQAFGDQFTEGPGLTATLQYSLPYGRRAARSRVREARYRYQQRSEELRQSLLVAQREIETALIQANANFRLRESKAITLQAAIREEEIAMRRWELLAGDGGPTALVLEDLLETQKRRTESEQLFVTAQVSSIISLIELQKAMGTLLMTEGVEPSRCGNTSQIDILKMEPVEIDQLHTPTHVTEWSPQVVGESLIGEFGLIELENSAVDDAASTMERME
- a CDS encoding site-2 protease family protein, with the protein product MDSNPRQTNGVDDRMVNPNEASTKQPQLDDSVLAERKALTEPSPQAPKVRLDPELEFTVCEVAGVTVIRAAHGGTGQHFQLGTSEHYVATLLDGHRSTTEIVQQAERDGLDWSPEDVADFIAVLVAQKIAIAEGTPAVAPQLPVEVATNPPTESDADAVNIDEVSVEDSNEDDAVESASGPTGKASRTSIFAVASRMFSVCVGPFIKACSWLISLRFPLINANGPANALLPLARPLFTVHGVVVAGAFIAITMSFALFQRSQLTAELMRIFDSQLWVGMLAIWAVMKLIHEMGHAVAARWHGVQVGKAGVMFFLMAPLAYVDVTNAWRLPNRQSRASIAMAGVYWELLIASIAFWIWCWHPTDFAAHLAAQIFFIAGPATLLVNANPLLRLDGYYVLSDWTDIPNLREQGRKLFGGWLQFKLFAMRGPSCKLSGWRRGFASCHAAASVVFQVVWMGGLIVVVSMWAGPVGLLMAMAAILLWVMLPAVKFAGKVWNYEGEAESFSKWSHRRRAIWTCVTFCFLAQFLVTLPSPLSRPVPVVVRFADDQILRSPIDGFVDQIVMQSGDSVMAGQVILQLIDHELVAERDATQLELDAEEIKWQRHEGLGELGLAEAAKQKSESLRRSLEELNAQVDSLRVVAQRDGEILTTDLDALRESYVRAGEELVHIGVRQRMELLVSVGDSDLDAYRSALQKDEPMQVLFRGGEIIEVHPEKLQPRASRQIPHPALAATVDGPLPVAPAKKQSQSSDPYELLTPRFQSIVPLSPAVSDRVRAGETGQMALRDQRSLGRRFWDWLSEGAS
- a CDS encoding efflux RND transporter periplasmic adaptor subunit, with amino-acid sequence MTKQTSWTVVGLSVFVAFHLTADLASAQATTGTQRGIALYGDSAYEGFSQAIEDIYLSSEDLGRIIELPVKVGQRVKANDVIARFDDEIEKASMEIAQAQASMMGEINAAQAALDMQTIRVEHLRRLLRDEMAGSDELRRAEMELKIAAARLLTATEQRTLRSAEANRLELQWKRRTIRAPFDGVVAEKKAGLGATITPSSPEIVRLVRTDTLHGVFNVMADRALQMKPGMETQVYFRAARKTVDGKIDTIGPSINSESGTIEIRVRIDNPTGELRPGDRCTMRVVAPNLSDEGPESVSKLRKSGVNRW